ttggatatatataggCCTACCTTTTGGAGAATCATCAAAAACAAGTCAGTGGAGGAGTTCAAACCAGACCCATATTTAGCATGTTTCATAAATTGTATGCTATGGGTTTTCTATGGCTTACCATTCAATCATCCAAACAGCCTTCTTGTCATTACTATTAATGCCATTGGTTTAGCTATAGAGATCATCTATCTCATTATCTTTTGGACACACGGCAATAGCACACATAAGGTATGATCGATGTACCTCCAatatatgtatgatttttgaCATTCTAGCTTATTGTTAATACATGTTCTTTTAATTTTGGTGCATTCTTAACAGAAGAAGATCTGTCTTTGGATACTTGCCGAGTTTATCTTCGTTGGAGGATTAGCAGCTATCGACTTGGCTGTTTTCCACACCCATGAATCTCGATCCATGTTTGTGGGGATTTGTTGTGTGATATTTGGTATTGTCATGTACGGTGCTCCTCTAACCATCATGGTACGTGACTATTCTTCTTTCAatcttatcttcttttttttttttaattcctcTAATGAAATCAATAATCTTACTAATTCTTATTTGGAATTCAACActattgctaatttaattatttcatgttttgtttaaaaaaaaaaaacagcttCAAGTGGTGAAAACAAAGAGTGTTGAATTCATGCCATTTACGCTTTCTCTGGCGAGTTTCTTGAATGGTGTCTGCTGGACAACTTACGCTCTTCTCAAATTGGATTTGTACATCCTGGTACGTAATATTAACATAAACTTAATATTCATCCATGAATCAGTTAATAACATCCGATATATCTGTTCTTTTTTTTACAGTAGTATTAATTGTACATTGTTTTAATTCATTTAGGTTGCAAATGGTGCTGGGGCAATTCTTGGACTTATGCAGCTCATCTTATATGCATGTTACTTCAAAACAACTCCATAAAGAAGAGCGAAAAGTCGGTTGCTGCGGAGGTACAACTCGAAAAAATAGAGATCTCCAGTACATAACGCCTGATCGACCATGCGAGGAGCCTAGCTACTAAATCATTGCCTTTTGATTTTAGTTAGCTTGTttttagattcattgttttataattttaagcaATATGGAAGTTTTAACATTGTTTTAGATTTCTAAGTACAAGCTAGGGCCTTACTTTTTAGATTGTTTTTATTAggtttgatattttttatgtctttttttttttaagttggaATTTTGCTATGGTTTTTGAACATGGCATTCAATTCGAATGGATGGAAagtattttaaatttctttatcATGTTCTCATGCTAATTAATTAAGGTTTTAAACAAGCTTTATATATACGAGAGAACTTAGTTATATACCAGAGAACATTACATAGATACATAATTAAAGATGCCAAACTCTTCTTAACCATATATTACAAAAGCATTTTATCTTTGAATGTAACATGCAAGGCTTAAACAGTTAAACCACTATAACAACTCCTGATGTGCATATATTACTTGAATATTTGATACTTATACTATACAAACATCTTAAGTATGTCCATCTAATAATTGTACGTACTCTACAAACACTTGAAGAAGTTGAAAAGTTGTTGATTGACGACCGCGCGCTATTTGATTGCGATTGAGAAACAGAGATGATGAAACTATCTCTTTAAGGACCCCTAGTCCGATTAAAGCAAAAACATCCTTGTTGTTGATCTCCGGGTATCATTCCTCCACCCTTTGAAGTATCAATGGCCTCCAACATCGCCACCACCTCGTCCATCTCTGGCCTCTTGTCTGGATTTGCATCCCAACATCTTTTCATAACAGTCGCAAGCGAGTTTGGACAACACCGAGGTATCTCTGGCCTCAAATTCTGTAATTACCCAATAAATTTggttagagataaaaaaaattttataatttgacTACTCTTTTGTGCAGCCTTGGTGAGATATACATAGGCATACCTGGCGGACAACAGCCGAAGTCACTTCTGAGAAACTAAGATCGGGATAAGGCATGTCACAACAATATATTTCCCATAGACAAATCCCAAAACTATATACATCACATTTCCTGTTATATGCACTCCCGTTAAGAACCTGTCTCCGTGTTCATCACAGAATTCGTTCAAACAAATGGTTAATCATAACTTACAAGCTGGAAAATTAAATTAAGAATCGCATATTGAATAAATAGTAAATACCTCTGGTGCCATGTAACCAAGTGTGCCAGTTTCACCAGTCATGTCATTCGGGTTTGATGCCTCTACACGTGCAACCCCAAAGTCTGCAATCTTTAAGGTTCGGGACTTGTCCAAAAGCATATTTTCTGTCTTCACATCTCTGTGGACAATCTTTTTAGTATGAAGATAATTCAACctgaaaattatgtaaaaaccATACTTCGCTTCAGAAGTCCCAAAATAGGCTGGTTTTGGAAGGCTGTTAGAATATATAccttttgacccgtttgactCATTCAACCCATCCGACTCTTTAGCTAGGTAAATTTTTACCCATTACAGTATAACTTTAATCAGCCCATTTATAATTCTAAGTTAATTCATCAGAAACAGAATTGTCCCTCTACTCGACATAAACATTGTCATTAAGACTATGAAAAGCTGGGCTCCCAGATGATTAAAAGTTAAATgtgaaattttatataaaacatctTGTCACAAAAGTGATGGATGCATACCCTCTCGCAAGATCAAGTGCCAGTTGCATAACAACTTTAAAAGCCAACTTCTTCCTTCGGTTTTTTATGAGGAAAGATTTCAAAGCTCCGCCAGGAAGGTATTCCACGACTACACAACATGAATTACGTGGCACGCCAAAATGACCACCATCTCCCTGTATATTGAGTTCTGATGTACCCATTGTAGCCCCTATGAACTACCAAAGAGAAATAACATAAGGGGTTTAACAATAAACTCAGATGACAAAACTAAGTGTGGCATAATTTCCTTGTAAATCAAACAAACTAAAATAGGACTTTCTCTAAGTATTTGGCTTTTTAAATTCAATCTAATGCAGTCTAAAGTTTTTATTATGTGCATAAGAACAAGAGTCGCGCCTTGATGAATAATTAAGAACGATTACCTTAGTCACATTGGGATGGTCAAGTTTATACCATACAACGACTTCTTGGGTAAAAGCGGCTCTAAGTGAAGCTATTTCAGCATCTGTCCTGTGCCCCTCTTCACCCCAATCAAGAAGTTTTACTGAACATACATAAAGAAGAATTTAGACCGTATATTAGTGTTTAACCTTTTGGCAGATATGACATTTTTTTGTTGAAATATGTTCTATTATCATAAGATGATCAACGATTTGATCAGGTTTGTTAGGTCTATGAGTCCATCCTTGGTGGTTTCAAATCCAATATCAGATCCACATATGCTTTTGCTACAAATTGATCGATTTGGGTTGGATCAATTAAGTAACTTTCAAAAAGTTAACTAAATCTTGAATCTGTCTAAATGGGTTAATAACCAGAAACTGTTCGTATGGGATCGACCCTTATTCAACTAAACTAAAACCATATCCATTTTGACCGGTACTCTTTCAGTCCTTATGACCCTAGCTAGTCGATTTTACCGAGTGTTCAACCATTTTGACCGTACTATATGACCCGTCTTTTCCTACATATGGTTATTTTTCCTTTATCATTATccactacaacaaatatttCATTTCCTCACACTTGTTTTATCATACCTTTAAAATAGGTgaaaaattttgttaatttatctACATTTAAACGTGTGtagaaataatttatatttcaaagtgtgaacaaatttaaaaaatcacaatatttacacacttatacatgttaaaaagaaagttcacactttcaagtgtgtaaaatatatcaattgttcacactttagagtatgaaagttaatttgtaacacttaTTTTCTTCACACATAATGGGTATGGATAAATCATGTGTTATAAattgactttcacacttttaggtatgaaaatatttgacaattgttcacattcttaagtgttaacattttgtttacacacttataagtgtgaaaaaattataacatttaaatttattcacacttataaatgtaatttttttctatacatttttatatctgATTAAACtcataaattttttcacattttttataacaaagtgtgaacaattaaaaaaaaaaatttagtgatCACATGATAGAAATAGTGTGTAATAGCCTTAGATGTCTATTTTACCGTTCTTTTTCTTTGATTATAGTTGCGATAAAAAGAGATACACCTTTAACTCTCCTTCACAAAAATTTCACATGTCAAGCTCAAACTTATCTCAAAACCACATGATCTATGTAGATGATACTAATAGAATTAAAAAGGTTAACTTTAAGTGGCAACTCAATGAAGTTAAAGTAACCAACTGTATGTATAGATCAGGTCCTTCACGTGAGTTGGGCTTTTGGTACTAAATTAAAGTCTACACATAACTTTAATGACATGATATATGGACTTTACCAAATTAATGTGacttaaacaaatttaattaaacatatatggGGAAGCGTATGGAAAAGAATATAAGTATCGCGAGAAAAGTCTTGTACAAAGGATCTTGGTAATTAAACATTTCTAtgaaaaattttcttaaaaatctcATCTATCGCTaagcggaaaaaaaaaaaaaaaaaactaagatcGAGTGAAGATTGTCTTTGATGAGCACATGTGGAACTGTTTTATATATGAATGACACAATGCACAGGAAATGATTGATTACTTTCTCTTATCTTTAGCTTGATAATTAAACCGATTAGTAATTATTTTTCTGTTTTGAACGTCAAAATATACTATATTCCTATACTAtaataaaaaccgaaaaataGTGTCACCTTGGTCTTCTCCTCAAAAGACAAAAGCCTCTATCAAATGGATGACCATctgattaattattatttatgtatagCTGAATAAACAGAAACCACTACATGTATGAGAATTGATACATACCTGCAACATCAAGACCATCATAAACACCACGATGAACGGTGCCAAAGGAGCCACGAGCTATTACAGATTTAATAATAAGCTTAGAAGGATCGATCTCCCAATCTTGCCTTTGTCTATTATTAACATTTGTATCAATCCTCAACCTAGGGATCATGTGATGAGTTTCTACTCCAACTCCATGGTGATTTTGTTCATGATGATCATGTGATTTTTGTTGATTATACGACGGCGGGTTGTTATTGAAGTTTATGCCACTAATATTGAGATTAATGTTAGTGTTTTTTTCGAAACTTCTTGCTCTTCTAATAGATGTAGCAGAAGATGTGTTGGTGTTAAGATGCCTTTGTAGTTGTTCGTCTAAGCTCTTGAGATCGATCTGATCCGCCCTCAAGAAGCCGTTTTTGATGTGCTCGTGTCCCTCCATTTCCGTGTTGGGGGAACACTGATTTTTATGCAAATTATGcatagattattgatgtatgTGAAAATGAAGTGTGTGAAGAAAAACTACTTTATTGTTTGGAGTTGGCTTTTCTTTCATGAAATATATGAGAGAAAGGGGAAGGCATAATAGCATATGCATGCACATTCATGGGATGAGGACACTTGTCCGCATATTGGTGGCCCGACTTTGAAATACTTGAAGTTTAATTaagtagtaaaaaaaatatatatatacttaagaaatatgatgttttttaagCTGTTACAATTGATATACAAATATAGGACAATCCAATGTACTAAGGTCAggcccattaaaaaaaaatacacctTTAAACCGATAAGACTTATACAAGTGAAAAATtgcaacaataataatatcaacACAAATACAATAGTAGTCAATTAATACATATTGAAGGGGGGTTTTGGGGGTAAGGAATGGGAAAGGCAATGAAAACACATGCTTGGTTGAATTAAGCAAAGGTAATCAATGCTTAGAAATGGGTAATGAAGCATTACCTAATAAATTGAGGGGTAAGGTAATGATTACTCACAAATTTCTTCTTCATcctttctttctcctttttctaGCCGGACTTGCTGGAATCCACCACTGGCCACTGCCACCCGACATCACCTCCGGCAGCCACCGTCATCCGACATCACTCCGGCAGCCATCCATCTGACATCACCTTCGACAGCCTCCATCGCCTCCACCACTCAAAAACATATGTatacgtgtgtgtgtgtgtgtgtgtatagtGGTCGAAGACATCACCTTCGGACTTCACCTCCACTAAACGCCATCCGTCAGCCGCCACCACCAAAATCCACCATCCGACATCCTTCTGAAACAAGAACCACCACCGCTCCTTGGAcgtgatatatatgtatatatgtttctgTCATGCCgtctatatgtatatacatatgtatgtatcGACTTGAGGGGATAGGGTGATGGTGATTGGAGACGACTTCCggtgggtggtggtggttgttaaAGATATGTATTATTAGAGAGAGAAGAGGGAGATGAGATATGTTGATGGTGGCCGAAGACAACTCCggtgggtggtggtggttgaaaatatgtatattattaGAGAGAGGGAAAGAAGATGAGGTGAGGGCAATAAAGTTAAAGTAGATGCAGATAGGTgctttatgttttattttttttaataatattataatactcCACTTTATAATGATAGTATTCATTTTCCTTTTCCCTTACCCTTTCCTTCTTGTGAACCAAGCACCCCTAAGACTTTCTAGACTtgagtttaaattttattttgaacaaattgCTATCAACAATGAAGACatgagttgtttttttttttttttgaaaatgggTTTCTTTGTGAAACTTGATCTGGAAATACGATTAAAAGAAAGTTATTACTTATTAAATAGTCAATAACAATATTTATagtaataatttatactttattataaaacaaactatcatcatttttttttcaactctctacatttaaatatccaaaatacctttaattttcaacacattcataacttacacactaaatctacccaatatatccctaaaataatttacaaccatatttatccaaactatttatctcctttatttattaatttaaatattttcatataatatcTCTATCATActcttaatataattatttataaaagatacatTCCTTATAAGATACAAttccttaaccataaaataattacactaccatttacatcaattacttttagattaataactacatcgttaccatcaccgacaccatcACCACCTGTTGCCGCCACCGCAGTTACATTGTGCGGATACCCATCTCgtctataatatataaaaataatctaaCATTTGTTTCCTTAAATAGAAAACAAAGTGATAGTGATATGAATATTAATAGTAGTACAGTAATgatatttacaaaattaaaattaaaaaagaaatttaaacaaaacaTGTATGAAAATAGTGTATAGCCTACAAAACTATAAACAAATGGCATATAGAATGTGAACGTGTGATTGCTACGATTTTAAGGCTTGGATTGGACTCCTAGACAAAATTGGGTCCTGCTTATTAATGGCCTCGCTTGGAAAGGTCAATACCTGGCCCGGTCCCCCGGACAATTAAATTGATTTAGATGATTAGTGAAGCTATCAAACATTTTAGTACCTTATGTTTTAATGAAATTCACGTGAACAATAATAGATTAATAGGCAGGCCTGAGACCTGAgtttaataaaactataaaagaggGCGTAAcatctagaaaaaaaaatccgTATGGattaaaaagtaaacaaaatatGATAGATTGGTTGGTTTCAATGGTACAAGTTGGCGTTTTATATACAAAAGCTTTCAGCATCTGCGTTTAATCTTACTTAAACAACACTAAATCAATTCCTTACCAACATACCGTATAGccttagagggtgtttggtatAATGGAATGGAAATaggagaaagggaatgagaaagatttcccttgtttgtttgcgacgaaaaaagggaatgagaaaggagaaaggggaatcaattccattctttccattctctacaatttgtagagaatggatgagaatggaaaaaaaaaattttttttttttttgaagatgttatatttaataaatgtattattatttaaaattttattttttatatatattcattttctgtgggtaccaaacaacggaatccattctcttttcaaatactTATTCTCTTTCTCgctattttcattctctatgattTTTTTCTACCAAATCCCTTTATAGGAAATCAGGATTTAAAAGGAGGAAAGTGGCCCATTGGGCTTTTTATTTCTCTTTGAAAGTTTACTAccaaaaatttgtatttttttaagatttatgatgttaaagttatataaatttccACGTTAACCGCCACACTCTTTAATATTTGTCTCTCGATCTATcattattttcagtttttatgGCACCTGGTATCCTGACCATATTTTTGATAACCCGACCAGACTATTAATGGCATAGGAcccatttttactctaccagATTTGTCATTACAGACATGGGGACCCACACTATTTTGGAGCGATATGGTCGAGATACTAAAAACTTTGGTTGGGATACACCATTCGATTTTTATTTCACCATATACATTTTGTGTTTTTAGACTTATGGTATTAAAGTTTTGGCTCTTTTCGTTTTACCATAAAAGTTTCTAACCTGTCATTTTTTGTCCCCCACCTATGtctttagttttatattttaccaTCAAAAATTTGTGTTTAAGATTTATAGTTTAATCATGTTTTCTTTAATATTTCCACGTTAACCGCCACTCTTTAATATTTGTCTCTCGATCTATCattattttcactttttatttcaccatatattttatgtgtttttagacTTATGGTATTAAAGTTTTGGCTCTTTTCATTTTACCATAAAAATTTCTAGCCTGTCATTTTTTGTCCCCGACCTAAGTCTTTAGTTTTATATTTCACCATCAAAATTTTGTGTTTAAGATTTATAGTTTAACCATATGTTTTCTTTGTTAGTGTGATAAAATGTCGACATGTTAAAATTCTCAACCCAAATTAGAATCTATTTCCCATTGTTACACCAGGCCAATGGTCTGGTGGAACGCTACTTTTCATTATTTTGCGtttctatctatatttatattaacaaaaatgttatataaGAAATATTTTAAGTATATAATATGTGATATTTATGTTGTCGACTCAACAGACACATATAACTTAGATATACGTatgtattaaaatatttgtaaaatTACTAAA
The Erigeron canadensis isolate Cc75 chromosome 2, C_canadensis_v1, whole genome shotgun sequence DNA segment above includes these coding regions:
- the LOC122588548 gene encoding putative bidirectional sugar transporter SWEET7d, which encodes MMSVMQIRNVVGIIGNVISFGLFLSPVPTFWRIIKNKSVEEFKPDPYLACFINCMLWVFYGLPFNHPNSLLVITINAIGLAIEIIYLIIFWTHGNSTHKKKICLWILAEFIFVGGLAAIDLAVFHTHESRSMFVGICCVIFGIVMYGAPLTIMLQVVKTKSVEFMPFTLSLASFLNGVCWTTYALLKLDLYILVANGAGAILGLMQLILYACYFKTTP
- the LOC122588547 gene encoding serine/threonine-protein kinase STY13-like; the encoded protein is MHNLHKNQCSPNTEMEGHEHIKNGFLRADQIDLKSLDEQLQRHLNTNTSSATSIRRARSFEKNTNINLNISGINFNNNPPSYNQQKSHDHHEQNHHGVGVETHHMIPRLRIDTNVNNRQRQDWEIDPSKLIIKSVIARGSFGTVHRGVYDGLDVAVKLLDWGEEGHRTDAEIASLRAAFTQEVVVWYKLDHPNVTKFIGATMGTSELNIQGDGGHFGVPRNSCCVVVEYLPGGALKSFLIKNRRKKLAFKVVMQLALDLARGLNYLHTKKIVHRDVKTENMLLDKSRTLKIADFGVARVEASNPNDMTGETGTLGYMAPEVLNGSAYNRKCDVYSFGICLWEIYCCDMPYPDLSFSEVTSAVVRQNLRPEIPRCCPNSLATVMKRCWDANPDKRPEMDEVVAMLEAIDTSKGGGMIPGDQQQGCFCFNRTRGP